The Maylandia zebra isolate NMK-2024a linkage group LG7, Mzebra_GT3a, whole genome shotgun sequence genome contains a region encoding:
- the pisd gene encoding phosphatidylserine decarboxylase proenzyme, mitochondrial isoform X1 yields the protein MLRGAGLRSSSALTHDVIRHVRKHKMAAAFRRVWSSGRVFSQSCRRFSTGRGLLPGPRPLPFLLVTGGGYLGYKQYQKWGQGEDGAPPPVATPTQVALYRSFPTRLLSRAWGRLNGVELPTWLRKPIYSLYIWTFGVNMQEAAVEDLHHYRNLGEFFRRRLKPAVRPLCASSCLTSPADGRILHFGRVKNSEVEQVKGVTYSLEHFLGPQKRRCKDSSSSSSFRDDLLSSPDSDLFHVVIYLAPGDYHCFHSPTDWRVELRRHFPGSLMSVNPGVARWIKELFCLNERVVLTGQWQQGFFSLTAVGATNVGSIRIYFDQELQTNTPRYSKGSFHDHSYIADQTVKFAGEGGVALQKGESVGEFNLGSTIVLLFEAPKDFSFNLQPGQRIRVGEGLGSL from the exons ATGTTAC GGGGAGCGGGGCTTCGTTCCAGTAGTGCTCTTACGCACGACGTCATACGTCACGTCCGGAAACACAAGATGGCGGCGGCCTTTCGGAGGGTATGGAGCAGCGGCAG AGTTTTCTCTCAGAGCTGCAGACGCTTCAGCACAG GACGTGGGCTTCTGCCAGGCCCCCGGCCCCTGCCCTTCCTATTGGTGACTGGTGGTGGTTACCTTGGTTACAAGCAGTACCAGAAGTGGGGCCAGGGGGAGGATGGAGCCCCGCCCCCTGTGGCTACACCCACACAG GTGGCATTGTACCGTTCCTTCCCTACTCGACTCCTCTCTCGGGCGTGGGGTCGTCTGAATGGGGTGGAGCTCCCCACTTGGCTTCGGAAACCCATCTACTCCCTGTATATCTGGACCTTTGGCGTGAACATGCAG GAGGCAGCAGTGGAggatttacatcattacagAAATCTAGGAGAATTTTTCAGGCGACGCCTTAAACCTGCAGTCCGACCACTCTGCGCCTCCTCCTGCCTG ACCTCTCCGGCTGATGGAAGGATCCTCCACTTTGGTCGCGTAAAGAACTCAGAGGTGGAGCAGGTGAAGGGGGTCACCTACAGTCTGGAACATTTCCTCGGACCACAGAAGAGGCGGTGCAAAG ACTCCTCGTCGTCCTCCTCCTTCAGGGACGACCTCCTCTCGTCTCCCGACAGCGACCTTTTCCACGTTGTCATTTACCTGGCTCCAGGTGACTACCACTGCTTCCATTCGCCCACAGACTGGAGGGTGGAGCTTCGGCGTCACTTTCCAG GCTCGTTAATGTCGGTGAACCCAGGCGTTGCTCGTTGGATCAAAGAGCTCTTTTGCCTTAACGAGCGTGTGGTTCTCACCGGCCAATGGCAGCAAGGCTTCTTCTCATTAACGGCGGTCGGTGCCACGAACGTCGGTTCAATCAGAATTTACTTTGACCAG GAGCTTCAGACCAACACACCTCGTTACAGTAAAGGCTCCTTTCATGATCACAGCTACATTGCTGACCAGACGGTGAAGTTTGCTGGTGAAGGGGGCGTGGCCTTACAGAAGGGAGAGTCGGTCGGGGAGTTTAACCTGGGCTCCACCATCGTTCTGCTTTTCGAGGCCCCCAAAGACTTCAGCTTCAACCTGCAGCCTGGCCAACGAATCAGAGTGGGAGAAGGCCTCGGCAGCCTGTAA
- the pisd gene encoding phosphatidylserine decarboxylase proenzyme, mitochondrial isoform X3: MCRRPVRSPATASSPNARSWLQVPRLALRHRLSALKGGVSRPAAWRHRPISFLCYILSVSTLRPLACRVALYRSFPTRLLSRAWGRLNGVELPTWLRKPIYSLYIWTFGVNMQEAAVEDLHHYRNLGEFFRRRLKPAVRPLCASSCLTSPADGRILHFGRVKNSEVEQVKGVTYSLEHFLGPQKRRCKDSSSSSSFRDDLLSSPDSDLFHVVIYLAPGDYHCFHSPTDWRVELRRHFPGSLMSVNPGVARWIKELFCLNERVVLTGQWQQGFFSLTAVGATNVGSIRIYFDQELQTNTPRYSKGSFHDHSYIADQTVKFAGEGGVALQKGESVGEFNLGSTIVLLFEAPKDFSFNLQPGQRIRVGEGLGSL, encoded by the exons ATGTGTCGTCGGCCGGTTCGCTCTCCTGCGACGGCGTCTTCGCCCAACGCTCGTTCATG GCTTCAGGTCCCTCGTTTGGCTCTTCGTCACCGTCTGAGCGCGCTCAAGGGTGGCGTGAGTCGCCCTGCCGCATGGCGCCACCGGCCAATCTCCTTCCTGTGCTATATCCTGTCTGTGAGCACTCTGCGGCCACTGGCCTGCCGG GTGGCATTGTACCGTTCCTTCCCTACTCGACTCCTCTCTCGGGCGTGGGGTCGTCTGAATGGGGTGGAGCTCCCCACTTGGCTTCGGAAACCCATCTACTCCCTGTATATCTGGACCTTTGGCGTGAACATGCAG GAGGCAGCAGTGGAggatttacatcattacagAAATCTAGGAGAATTTTTCAGGCGACGCCTTAAACCTGCAGTCCGACCACTCTGCGCCTCCTCCTGCCTG ACCTCTCCGGCTGATGGAAGGATCCTCCACTTTGGTCGCGTAAAGAACTCAGAGGTGGAGCAGGTGAAGGGGGTCACCTACAGTCTGGAACATTTCCTCGGACCACAGAAGAGGCGGTGCAAAG ACTCCTCGTCGTCCTCCTCCTTCAGGGACGACCTCCTCTCGTCTCCCGACAGCGACCTTTTCCACGTTGTCATTTACCTGGCTCCAGGTGACTACCACTGCTTCCATTCGCCCACAGACTGGAGGGTGGAGCTTCGGCGTCACTTTCCAG GCTCGTTAATGTCGGTGAACCCAGGCGTTGCTCGTTGGATCAAAGAGCTCTTTTGCCTTAACGAGCGTGTGGTTCTCACCGGCCAATGGCAGCAAGGCTTCTTCTCATTAACGGCGGTCGGTGCCACGAACGTCGGTTCAATCAGAATTTACTTTGACCAG GAGCTTCAGACCAACACACCTCGTTACAGTAAAGGCTCCTTTCATGATCACAGCTACATTGCTGACCAGACGGTGAAGTTTGCTGGTGAAGGGGGCGTGGCCTTACAGAAGGGAGAGTCGGTCGGGGAGTTTAACCTGGGCTCCACCATCGTTCTGCTTTTCGAGGCCCCCAAAGACTTCAGCTTCAACCTGCAGCCTGGCCAACGAATCAGAGTGGGAGAAGGCCTCGGCAGCCTGTAA
- the pisd gene encoding phosphatidylserine decarboxylase proenzyme, mitochondrial isoform X4, whose product MEPRPLWLHPHRLQVPRLALRHRLSALKGGVSRPAAWRHRPISFLCYILSVSTLRPLACRVALYRSFPTRLLSRAWGRLNGVELPTWLRKPIYSLYIWTFGVNMQEAAVEDLHHYRNLGEFFRRRLKPAVRPLCASSCLTSPADGRILHFGRVKNSEVEQVKGVTYSLEHFLGPQKRRCKDSSSSSSFRDDLLSSPDSDLFHVVIYLAPGDYHCFHSPTDWRVELRRHFPGSLMSVNPGVARWIKELFCLNERVVLTGQWQQGFFSLTAVGATNVGSIRIYFDQELQTNTPRYSKGSFHDHSYIADQTVKFAGEGGVALQKGESVGEFNLGSTIVLLFEAPKDFSFNLQPGQRIRVGEGLGSL is encoded by the exons ATGGAGCCCCGCCCCCTGTGGCTACACCCACACAG GCTTCAGGTCCCTCGTTTGGCTCTTCGTCACCGTCTGAGCGCGCTCAAGGGTGGCGTGAGTCGCCCTGCCGCATGGCGCCACCGGCCAATCTCCTTCCTGTGCTATATCCTGTCTGTGAGCACTCTGCGGCCACTGGCCTGCCGG GTGGCATTGTACCGTTCCTTCCCTACTCGACTCCTCTCTCGGGCGTGGGGTCGTCTGAATGGGGTGGAGCTCCCCACTTGGCTTCGGAAACCCATCTACTCCCTGTATATCTGGACCTTTGGCGTGAACATGCAG GAGGCAGCAGTGGAggatttacatcattacagAAATCTAGGAGAATTTTTCAGGCGACGCCTTAAACCTGCAGTCCGACCACTCTGCGCCTCCTCCTGCCTG ACCTCTCCGGCTGATGGAAGGATCCTCCACTTTGGTCGCGTAAAGAACTCAGAGGTGGAGCAGGTGAAGGGGGTCACCTACAGTCTGGAACATTTCCTCGGACCACAGAAGAGGCGGTGCAAAG ACTCCTCGTCGTCCTCCTCCTTCAGGGACGACCTCCTCTCGTCTCCCGACAGCGACCTTTTCCACGTTGTCATTTACCTGGCTCCAGGTGACTACCACTGCTTCCATTCGCCCACAGACTGGAGGGTGGAGCTTCGGCGTCACTTTCCAG GCTCGTTAATGTCGGTGAACCCAGGCGTTGCTCGTTGGATCAAAGAGCTCTTTTGCCTTAACGAGCGTGTGGTTCTCACCGGCCAATGGCAGCAAGGCTTCTTCTCATTAACGGCGGTCGGTGCCACGAACGTCGGTTCAATCAGAATTTACTTTGACCAG GAGCTTCAGACCAACACACCTCGTTACAGTAAAGGCTCCTTTCATGATCACAGCTACATTGCTGACCAGACGGTGAAGTTTGCTGGTGAAGGGGGCGTGGCCTTACAGAAGGGAGAGTCGGTCGGGGAGTTTAACCTGGGCTCCACCATCGTTCTGCTTTTCGAGGCCCCCAAAGACTTCAGCTTCAACCTGCAGCCTGGCCAACGAATCAGAGTGGGAGAAGGCCTCGGCAGCCTGTAA
- the pisd gene encoding phosphatidylserine decarboxylase proenzyme, mitochondrial isoform X2, whose translation MLLINRGGAVQRYALLLLLLLYAFLRLSLISPSALHGHSSFSLTSLTLRHPDVSSAGSLSCDGVFAQRSFMVRFFSGRRGDRRRGESALLRQVRRQRRTPKGESEKDGGGRGVRRRTTAQFRLQVPRLALRHRLSALKGGVSRPAAWRHRPISFLCYILSVSTLRPLACRVALYRSFPTRLLSRAWGRLNGVELPTWLRKPIYSLYIWTFGVNMQEAAVEDLHHYRNLGEFFRRRLKPAVRPLCASSCLTSPADGRILHFGRVKNSEVEQVKGVTYSLEHFLGPQKRRCKDSSSSSSFRDDLLSSPDSDLFHVVIYLAPGDYHCFHSPTDWRVELRRHFPGSLMSVNPGVARWIKELFCLNERVVLTGQWQQGFFSLTAVGATNVGSIRIYFDQELQTNTPRYSKGSFHDHSYIADQTVKFAGEGGVALQKGESVGEFNLGSTIVLLFEAPKDFSFNLQPGQRIRVGEGLGSL comes from the exons atGCTATTAATAAACAGAGGAGGAGCTGTTCAGCGTTatgccctcctcctcctcctcctcctctatgCGTTCCTCCGTCTCTCTCTCATTTCTCCGTCTGCTCTCCACGGAcactcctctttctctctcacctcTTTAACTCTTCGTCATCCTGATGTGTCGTCGGCCGGTTCGCTCTCCTGCGACGGCGTCTTCGCCCAACGCTCGTTCATGGTGAGGTTTTTCTCTGGTCGCCGTGGCGACAGGAGGCGTGGTGAGAGTGCCCTGCTGCGGCAGGTGAGGCGGCAGAGGCGAACTCCCAAAGGAGAGAGCGAGAAAGATGGAGGAGGGCGAGGAGTGAGGAGGAGAACGACAGCACAATTCAG GCTTCAGGTCCCTCGTTTGGCTCTTCGTCACCGTCTGAGCGCGCTCAAGGGTGGCGTGAGTCGCCCTGCCGCATGGCGCCACCGGCCAATCTCCTTCCTGTGCTATATCCTGTCTGTGAGCACTCTGCGGCCACTGGCCTGCCGG GTGGCATTGTACCGTTCCTTCCCTACTCGACTCCTCTCTCGGGCGTGGGGTCGTCTGAATGGGGTGGAGCTCCCCACTTGGCTTCGGAAACCCATCTACTCCCTGTATATCTGGACCTTTGGCGTGAACATGCAG GAGGCAGCAGTGGAggatttacatcattacagAAATCTAGGAGAATTTTTCAGGCGACGCCTTAAACCTGCAGTCCGACCACTCTGCGCCTCCTCCTGCCTG ACCTCTCCGGCTGATGGAAGGATCCTCCACTTTGGTCGCGTAAAGAACTCAGAGGTGGAGCAGGTGAAGGGGGTCACCTACAGTCTGGAACATTTCCTCGGACCACAGAAGAGGCGGTGCAAAG ACTCCTCGTCGTCCTCCTCCTTCAGGGACGACCTCCTCTCGTCTCCCGACAGCGACCTTTTCCACGTTGTCATTTACCTGGCTCCAGGTGACTACCACTGCTTCCATTCGCCCACAGACTGGAGGGTGGAGCTTCGGCGTCACTTTCCAG GCTCGTTAATGTCGGTGAACCCAGGCGTTGCTCGTTGGATCAAAGAGCTCTTTTGCCTTAACGAGCGTGTGGTTCTCACCGGCCAATGGCAGCAAGGCTTCTTCTCATTAACGGCGGTCGGTGCCACGAACGTCGGTTCAATCAGAATTTACTTTGACCAG GAGCTTCAGACCAACACACCTCGTTACAGTAAAGGCTCCTTTCATGATCACAGCTACATTGCTGACCAGACGGTGAAGTTTGCTGGTGAAGGGGGCGTGGCCTTACAGAAGGGAGAGTCGGTCGGGGAGTTTAACCTGGGCTCCACCATCGTTCTGCTTTTCGAGGCCCCCAAAGACTTCAGCTTCAACCTGCAGCCTGGCCAACGAATCAGAGTGGGAGAAGGCCTCGGCAGCCTGTAA